A genomic window from Cloacibacillus evryensis DSM 19522 includes:
- a CDS encoding efflux RND transporter periplasmic adaptor subunit has protein sequence MRNHEPYNDIEVKSKPKSKKWIKAAAAAALIAAAVCCWYAAPRMGAGAKGGNAAAEAPSVTVAVVKSADISARPSEYVGRAEAIQSVQVKPQISGEIARVYFQEGSMVREGQPLFQIDPARYQATVELRRAELEKAGASLAEADKYYRRVTAADSRAVSAAERDSAEANLLQCRAALSQAKAGLRLAEIDLGYCRITSPITGKIGAAIFTKGNYVTPASGPLASIVQMDPIRVSYTLPDRDYLDQLEYFKSQGAVYKTKLVLSNGTTFGAAGSRDFEDNIVDRQTGTVLMHLRYKNGDGRLIPGEMVRVFTQSVKSRMVPVIPQAAVMADAKGDFVYVVEADDTVRDIRVKLGREFGMQREVDAGLSEGQRVVVAGLQNIRPGVKVKINAPAPSGKASDSAGDDRKKED, from the coding sequence ATGAGAAATCATGAACCGTACAACGACATAGAAGTCAAAAGCAAACCGAAATCAAAAAAATGGATAAAAGCTGCGGCTGCCGCGGCGCTGATCGCCGCGGCCGTCTGCTGCTGGTACGCGGCGCCAAGGATGGGCGCCGGCGCTAAAGGCGGGAACGCCGCCGCCGAAGCGCCGAGCGTGACCGTGGCCGTCGTGAAGAGCGCGGATATCTCGGCGCGGCCGTCGGAGTATGTGGGGCGCGCCGAGGCTATTCAGAGCGTGCAGGTCAAACCGCAGATATCCGGCGAGATCGCCCGCGTCTATTTTCAAGAGGGTTCCATGGTCAGGGAAGGACAGCCGCTTTTCCAGATAGACCCCGCACGCTATCAGGCGACGGTGGAGCTCCGCCGCGCGGAGCTTGAAAAGGCCGGGGCCTCGCTCGCCGAGGCCGACAAATATTATCGACGGGTGACCGCCGCGGACAGCCGCGCCGTCTCTGCCGCGGAGCGGGACAGCGCCGAGGCGAACCTTCTTCAGTGCCGCGCCGCTCTCTCGCAGGCGAAGGCCGGCCTGCGTCTCGCCGAGATCGACCTCGGCTACTGCCGTATCACCTCTCCGATCACGGGCAAGATCGGCGCGGCAATTTTCACGAAGGGCAACTATGTGACCCCCGCCTCGGGACCGCTTGCCTCCATCGTCCAGATGGACCCTATCCGCGTCTCCTATACGCTGCCGGACCGTGATTACCTGGACCAGCTTGAATATTTTAAAAGTCAGGGCGCGGTTTATAAAACGAAGCTCGTCCTCAGCAACGGCACGACATTCGGCGCGGCGGGCTCCCGCGATTTTGAAGACAATATTGTGGACCGGCAGACGGGAACGGTGCTCATGCATTTACGCTATAAGAACGGGGACGGCCGGCTCATCCCCGGCGAAATGGTGCGCGTATTCACGCAGTCTGTAAAGAGCCGCATGGTCCCGGTCATTCCGCAGGCGGCGGTCATGGCCGACGCTAAAGGCGACTTTGTATACGTGGTTGAGGCTGACGATACGGTTCGCGACATACGCGTGAAACTTGGCCGGGAATTCGGTATGCAGCGTGAAGTCGACGCCGGACTGTCGGAAGGGCAGCGTGTCGTCGTCGCGGGGCTGCAGAATATCCGGCCCGGCGTGAAGGTCAAGATAAACGCTCCGGCTCCGTCCGGCAAGGCGTCAGATTCAGCCGGTGATGACCGGAAGAAAGAGGACTAA
- a CDS encoding TetR/AcrR family transcriptional regulator, with protein sequence MKRTKKEALETRANILESALDILSVKNFANTSVTEISNRAGLTKGAFYWHFRNKSDLLLQLVESICQDNEESFRNILGTPRLSGELWGYYKKELAKLEENARYAKIHMMMARRQYEWPAEVQEKARQIIVDYFERDRLAVERFVVLGQKEGRFKKDIPTGDIAVLISSIFHGLYMMQLAGNLPKSFSEHTDILFDTFNKILTADENAVLLRN encoded by the coding sequence ATGAAAAGAACAAAGAAAGAGGCTCTTGAGACCCGCGCCAACATACTCGAATCGGCGCTTGACATACTCAGCGTAAAAAATTTCGCGAATACCTCGGTTACGGAGATATCAAATCGCGCGGGCCTCACCAAGGGGGCGTTTTACTGGCATTTCCGGAATAAGAGCGATCTTTTGCTGCAGCTTGTCGAATCCATTTGCCAGGATAACGAGGAGAGTTTCAGAAATATCCTGGGCACGCCGCGTTTAAGCGGAGAGCTGTGGGGCTATTACAAAAAAGAGTTGGCAAAATTAGAGGAGAACGCCAGGTACGCGAAGATCCACATGATGATGGCCCGCCGGCAGTACGAGTGGCCCGCCGAGGTCCAGGAAAAGGCGCGGCAGATAATCGTCGACTACTTTGAACGCGACAGGCTGGCCGTAGAGCGGTTCGTTGTCCTGGGACAAAAAGAGGGCCGTTTCAAAAAGGACATTCCGACAGGAGATATCGCCGTACTGATCAGCTCCATATTCCACGGCCTGTATATGATGCAGCTCGCGGGAAACCTTCCGAAAAGTTTTTCCGAGCATACGGATATCCTCTTTGACACTTTCAACAAGATATTGACCGCGGATGAGAACGCGGTGCTGCTGCGAAACTGA